The Desulfococcus multivorans DNA window GCTTCGCATTGCACCGGGAAGCGACGGAGAGATCCTCAGAAGCCTGGTCTCGGGGTTGGGCGGCGTCATTCTTGAAACGGACGCACTTTTGGGCATCCATCGCGTCCGTCTGCCCGACGGCATCGACATCCCGGATTTTCCGGCAAAACTCAAGGCCGGGGAAAACCGCCTCACAGCCGAACCCAATTATGCGTATCCCATTGATTTTCCGCGCAGGTTTGTCGGCCGTGCCCCACGTTTCGAAAGCGTGGCCCCTCAAAACATCATTTCCGATACCACCGGCGTCCCGGTGGCGGTTCTGGATTCGGGATGGACGGCCGGATACGGGCTGGAAGAACGCGTGATCGCGGCGCTGGATGCCGTCAACCCGGGTATGCCGGTCACGGATGGTCTCGGCCACGGCACTCAGATGGCGCTGATCGCAGCAGGGGAGGTTCGTCCCATGGGGACGGCGGGAGAGGACGCGAAGGCGTCTCCGATTATTCCCATCCGGACCTTTGACGACAGCGGCATAACCTCCAACTTCGCCCTCATGCGGGGAATCGATTTCGCCTTGAGCAGCGGCGCGAGGGTTCTCAACATGAGCTGGGGCTCTGAAACATCGAGCCCGTTTCTGGAGGAGGCGCTCGCCTACGCGGACAATCGGGGCCTCATCGTCGTCGCCGCTGCCGGAAACAAGGCCACCGGCGCCCCCGTCTATCCCGCAGCCTATCCCACCGTCCTGGGCATCGGTGCCCTCGCTCCGGACGGAACCCCCTGGCAGCATTCAAACTACGGCAGCTTTGTTGCGCTTTCGGCGCCGGGCTATGCCGACCTGCCCGTCGGCTACAAGGGGGAGGCGGGCATCTACGCAGGAACGTCTATTGCCGCGGCCTACGTTGCGAACGTCATTTCGGGGTGGTTGACGGAGAATCCGGACTGGCAGAAATCGGACGTGATGCATCGTTTGAGAACCCACGGGCTGAAACGACAAAATCCTTGAATCCGGCGGACGCAACCCGCCCGCCTCGTCGTGCCGCACATCCCATCCGTCCCTGCCGGGTCGCGGGGACGTATCAGGAACTGCGCGTGCAGGAGCGCGTTCCCGCCAGAACGCTCTGGATTCTGTCGAGACGCTCGCACCCGTCGATGCATGCTGGAAAACGATCTCTCTCCTCACAATTTCTGCAAGGACTTTTTACGAGGGTACCGATCTCGAAATCGAATGTAAATGTGTATAGGGTCATAACATGTCACGCGGCCGACACGGGCGAAGCGCTCCAAAGGGACTTCCGCCGCGGCCGTTTAAGGGTGTATTCGTATCCTGACGGGCCGTGACCGTTCGGATTTCAGATCAATCCTCTTTACCATGCCGACTCAATTTTCGCAATGCAAAGTATGGCCCGTCCAACAGGAATCCGGGGTACCCCGACCGATCAGGACATTTTTTTCAGACCGTTGATTTTTCAGGACCTTTTTGTTATATATCCAATTTTCGACTTTCATGACGGTGACCGGATAGAGGTGACCTGTGAAAGTCGAAAGTTGAGAAATGGTTTTGTGATCCCCCATACCCCGGGAAGGAACGGTCCCGGTGAACACCGGGATGGAACGACCCAATCAAGGAGAGTGATGCTATGAATGTTGTCAATGCCCTGTCGCGCCGTGCATTTTTCTGGGTCTTTTTTTTCAGTGCCCTGATGTGGTTTCTGATCGATGCGGCCGTCTATGTCGCACTCAATGTGGTATCCCTGAAGATATCGGTGCTGCAGGAAGACGCCGGCATTGCAGACTTCCGTGAGACCGTTTCGCAATTCAAGACCTGGATCGACCTGATCGCGGAATATTATATCCCCGCATCCGTCGTCCTTGGCCTGGTGTTCATTCTCCTCCTCTGGCTTTGTCTGAGGCTCTCGTTTCCCGGCGCCCTCCGCAAGGCTGCGTCGGTGCCGCCGCCACGCTTGAAGGAGGCTAGGTCCCGGAAGAAAGATACGGCGATCGAAGCCCCTGAGCCCACGGCCGTCAAAGGCGAACGGGAAAGGCTGTATCTCTATCTCTTTTCCATCCTGCAACGGGAAGGGCGCCTGATGGACTTCCTTGCAGAAGACATCGATGCATACGACGACGCGGACATCGGGGCCGCCGTTCGCAGCATCCACGAGAACTGCCGGAAAATCATCGACAAGTATATCATTCCAAAATCGATTCTGAGCGATGACGAGGAGAGCGAAATCACCGTCGAACCGGGATTCGACCCCAATGCCGTCAAACTGACCGGAAACGTCGCGGGCAATCCGCCGTTCAGGGGGATCGTACGTCACAAGGGCTGGAAAGCGGGCAAACTCGATATGCCCACCTTGTCCGGCGAGCGGGATCCGCGGATCATCGCCCCGGCAGAGGTTGAGATTTTATAGTCGACGCAGGAAACACACTTTCACGGAAACGTCAATCAAGGAGAATTATCATTGTCAGATCCTGCCTATATAATCGGTATTGATCTAGGCACGACCAACAGCGTGGTCGCCTACACCGAAGCCCAATTCCGGAAAGGGGAAAAAGCGGAGATCCGGGTGCTGGAGATACCGCAACTCACCGATGCCGGGGTGGTCGAACAACAACCCTTGCTGCCGTCGTTCATTCTGTTGCCCAGCCCCCACGACGTTCCGCCGGACGGGCTCAAACTGCCGTGGTCGGATACCCGAACGATGGCCGTGGGTCAATTTGCCAAGGAGAGGGGCGCCGAACTGCCCCAGAAGCTGATTGCCTCCTCCAAATCCTGGTTGTGTCACACATGGGTGGATCGGAACAAACCCATTCTGCCCTGGGAGGGGCCCGACGATCTGACCAAACTATCTCCGGTGGCGGCGGCGGCGGAAATTCTGAAACACATCCGGGATGCCTGGAACTACACCATGGCCCGGGAAGACGAATCTCTCCGCATCGAACACCAGGAGGTGCTGTTGACCGTTCCGGCGTCCTTTGACGCCGTAGCCAGGGATCTCACCGTCAAGGCGGCCGAAATGGCGGGGCTGACCCGGATCACGCTGCTGGAGGAACCCCAGGCGGCTTTTTACGCATGGATCGAAGCTTCGAACGACCAGTGGCGGGAAAATATCGAGAAGGGAGACCTTGTCCTGGTGTTTGACGTGGGCGGCGGCACCTCCGATTTCAGCCTTATCGAGGTGGATGAAGAAAACGGAGAGCTGGCCCTCAAACGCATCGCCGTCGGCGATCATCTTCTCGTGGGAGGGGACAATATGGATCTGACCCTTGCCTACGCCGCCTCGCGGAAGCTCTCCGGCAAGAAAAGCCCGGATGCATGGCAGATGCGCAGCCTCTGGCATGCCTGCCGAAAGGCCAAGGAGGTTCTCCTCTCGGACCCCGAGGCCAGGGACTATACCGTAACGGTCCTGGGGCGCGGCAGCAAGTTGATCGGCGGAACTCGAAAAGCCGTCCTGGAGCGTGATATGGTCCAGAAGATTCTTCTGGAAGGCTTTTTCCCTGAATGCGGTCTGGACGCCGTTCCTCAGGTGAAACAAAAATCAGGCATCCAGGAGGTGGGGCTGGCCTATGAGTCCGATCCCGCCATCACCCGCCATCTGGCCCACTTTCTCAGCCGCCAGCAGCCGGATGACAACGGCCGCCGCCGGCTGCCGACGGCGATACTGTTCAACGGCGGGGTCATGAAGGCTGAAGTTCTCCGCAACCATCTGGTTCAAATTCTATCTTCCTGGACCGACACCGATGCCGACCGTGCCCTCCGCGAAATTGCCACCGCGGATTTCGATCTCAGCGTAGCGCGGGGCGCCGCCTATTACGGTCTCGTTCGAAAGGGGGAGGGGATTCGGATCCGCGGCGGCCTGAACAAAGCCTATTATATCGGCGTGGCCGCATCGCTTCCCGCGGTCCCGGGGATGCCGGTTCCCATCAAGGCGCTCTGCGTAGCGCCCTTCGGCATGGAGGAGGGAACGGAGGGATCTCTGCCGGATCAGGAATTCATTCTCGTCGTGGGAGAGCCGGTAAAATTCGACTTCCTTGGATCCTCCGTCAGAATCGACGACACGATGGGGCAGGTGATCGAGGAATGGGAGGATGACATCGAGGAGATCACCACCATGGAAACCACTCTGGACGGCGAAACCGGAACGGCCATACCCGTGATCCTCGAGATCCGGGTGACCGAGATCGGAACCCTCGAGATATGGTGCGTATCCAAACTCGAACCGAGCCGGCGCTGGAAGCTGGAATTCAACGTCCGGGAGCAGAGCCGCGACAGCCGTTCATAGAACGATTTGCCTTCAGTCTTCAGTCTGTTATCGGAGCATGGTGATCCGGGGCCGTGAAGCGATCTCGGGGGCGGTTTCGAAAAACCCCGCGACGGCCTCCCGGAGGGCATCCATCGATTTCGCCTTGTGCACCATGGCGTAAAACGTATGGCCGAACTTGAAATTGGCGGCAAAATAATTGGAAAATTTATAGTATCGGCGAATTGCCGTCGATTCGTCAAAATGCTTTCCCAAAAGATCGATCAATCCCAGGGCACACCGCCGGTAAACGTCGTCATCCGGCAGAACCCCGTCGGTCCATTGGGCAAACGTCCACGGACGCGCCACCGCAATCCGCCCGATGGCGACGCCGTCGCATCCGGTTTCGGAAATCATTCTTCTGCAATCGTCAATGTCGAAGACATTCCCGTTCCCGATAACGGGAATGTCTACCGATGACTTGACCATGCCAATGTATGCCCATTTGGGCGGACGGGTCCGTCGATCCGGAGCGACACGGGGATGGTACGTCAGCGCATCCGCCCCTGCGTCGGCAAACCGTCTGGCCAGATCCACGGCGGTCCTCACGTCGTCCTCCCACCCGGTCCTGAATTTCACGAAGAGGGGCACCGATACGGCCTTTCGCACCGCCGATACGATCTTTTCAGCCCGAAGCGGATCCCGCAGAAGCGCGGCACCGCAATTGTGTTTGCAAACGGCGGCGACGGCGCAGCCGAAATTGATGTCGACACCCATGAATCCCTCGGCCGCGACCCGTTCCGCCGCCAAGGCCATCACCGCCGGTTCGTCACCGTAGAGTTGACAGACCAGATGCGGCAGTTCGGCCGCCCGCCACATGAAGCCGGATGCGGCCGGTCCGCCGCCGAACGCCACCGAACGAGACCCCGTCATTTCCGAAAAGAGGAGACCGAATCCGCCGAATTCGGAAACAAGCTCCCGAAACGCCACATTCCCCAATTTGGACAGGGGTGCCAGAAAAAGACGTTTGGGGATAATACATCCCCCCACCCGGATCGGACGATTCAACAGTGCGCGGACATCCTCTGCTTCAGACGGATGCATCGGATTCCGCAGGGTTTCATTTGGCTGAACCCTCATAGGGGAACCGAAGCCCGGTAGATCCTGCCCCGGCCGCGCAACACGTAAGCGCCGACTTCCGCCGGAATCAGCACGGAAACCCCTCTGGTCAGGACCGTTTCTTTCCGGACGCCTTCGGCCCCGATATGGACGCTGCCTTCCGTACACAACAGAATTTCCACCCCGTCCACGGCCTTGCGAACGCCTTCCGACGACGTCCTCATTGAAATGACCGACAGCTGAAATTCCTGTGCGGGGGTGCGATAAACATCTTCATATTCGCTGACCCTTTCGGGGACGAGCTTCTCCAGGGTTCGGGGCGTCGTCTCGAGGATTTTCATCAGTTCCCCCACGTCGATGTGTTTGGCGGTCAGACCGCCCCGAAGCACATTGTCCGAATTGGCCATCAGCTCGATGCCCATGCCGTCAAGATAGGCATGGAGTTCTCCGGCCGGCAGGTAAAGGGCCTGCCCCGGCGTCAGACAAAAAAGATTCAGAATCGCCGGCGAAACAGCGGCAATATCATCAGGATAGGCCTTGTTGAGCGCGGGGATCCATCGGAAAACCGGGCTTTCGTCCATGCGGCGCCGTGAGTTCTCGAGGGCCTCATCGAGAATGGCGCGCTTTCGGGACGCCGGAAACGTCAGAAGGCTTGCGTAAAGCGCCTTGAGGACCTCGGCAGGACGGCCTTCCCGAAGGTTTCCGATTTCATGGGAGAGGGTTCGGGGACAGATTGCTTCGAGAAGGGCTGTGATGTCTGCGACGGGTCGGAAACCGCAGAGCCCCCAGAAAGGCGTGAGCGCACAGATGCATTCGGGTTTGTGATTGTCGTCCCGGTAGTTCCGGTTCGAGGCGTCCAAAGGAATGCCGGCCCGATTCTCCGCCTGAAATCCCGTTGCTGCCTGCCGTCGATCGGGGTGAGCCTGAATGGACAACGGCGCCGCGGCGGCAAGCACCTTGAACAAAAAGGGCAGCCGACGGCTGAACGCCGCGGCCGTGCGTTCACCGAGGATCGCTTCGGGATAACGCTCGATAGCCCGATTCAACGGAATCTGCTCACCGTCCATTTCGATGCGGGAAGGCGCTTTCGGATGTGCGCCCATCCACATTTCCGCCTGGGGGTCGCCGGAAGGCGGGCGGCCCAGCAGATCGGGAATGGCCGTGTGAGAGCCCCAGGGATATTTCAGAATCGCGTTGTCCAGTATCCAAATCCGTGTATCGATCATCTTCTCCATTTCGCTCCCGAAAACCGCTTGAACTTCCGCTGGTCAGCAAGGCATCACCCGTCATGGATTCGCCATGACGGAATCCCGTCGGCCCCTGACGACGCCGCTTCCGGATCATTAACGGCGAACGTCAAGCCTCCTGCATAAAAAACTACCACAAGAGACGGCCGGTGACAAACGGCGATTTTATGGATTGAAAAAAAGAAACGTCTGTGTTACAGAAGCATCTCTGTTTTCGAGGCTTATCTCTGATTTTTCCACTGAATTCAAATTATTAACCAATGAACTCAAGGAGGTCGACATGCGAAAGGGATTTCTGGTTACCGTTACATTCGTGATGGCCGTAATGATGCTATCCCCCCTTGCCTGGGGGAAGACCGTGAAGATCGGCTTCAATATTCCTCTGACCGGAGATATCCCCAAGGTCGGCGAAGAATCGAAATTCGCCGCCGAAATGCTGCGTGAAGACGTCAACGGCGCCGGCGGCCTCGACATCGGCGGCGAAAAATACATGCTCGAGTTCATTTATGAAGACAATGAATCCAAGGCCGAATCGGCGGTTTCCGCAGCCCTGAAGCTCATCGAAAGAGATCAGGTGCTGGCGGTCGTAGGACCCAACTCCAGCAAACAGGCGGTCCCCGGGGGACAGGTCTGTGACGACAACCGCACCCCGATGATCTCCCCGTGGTCCACGAATCCGGACACCACCAGGGATCGGCCGTGGGTCTTCAGAGCCGCATTTCTGGATCCCTTCCAGGGTCCTGTCGCCGCAGACTTCGCCATGAAGCAGTTCAAGGCTAAAACGGCCGCCGTCCTTTTTGCCCTGGCCAACGACTACAGCAAAGGACTCGCCGAAATTTTCAAGGCCGACTTCGAAAAGAAGAACGGCACAGGATCCGTGGTGGCCTATGAAAGTTACGGGGACAAGGATCAGGATTTCAGCGCTCAATTGACCAAGATCATCGCCGCCAAACCGGATTTCATTTTTCTCCCGAACAACTACAACGAAGTCGCCCTCATCGTCAAACAGGCCCACGACCTGGGCTGGACCGGACCGTTCATGGGTGCGGACGCCTGGGGCAATTCCGAGTTGATGACCCTCTGCGGCGATGACTGCAAGGGGCATTATTTCTCGACCCATTACGCCGCGGCGGGCGCTACCGGCGCGACCAAGGAATTTATCGACCGATACCAGAAAAAATACGGCTATCAGCCTGCCGACGTGGCCGCCCTGACATGGGACGCCGCCCGTATCGTCCTGAAGGGGCTTCAGGACATGGGCAGCATCACGGGGGACCTGAAAGACGACCGGAAAAAGTTGAGGGATGCCATTTCAGGCATCGCGGAATTTGAAGGCATCACGGGAAAAATGAAGTTCGACGATCAGGGGGATCCCATCAAATGCGCCGTCGTCGTCAAGATCAGCGATACGGGCGAGTTTGTCTTTACCGAGTCCGTCTGCCCGTGAAAAAAGCTGTTGATACCGTTTAATACGGTTTGGGGCTTCGGGCGGCCGGCTATGGCCGCCCAAAAGGAGAGTTGAAGCCGGATGTCAGAATCTGAGGTGGGAGCTGCGGCGACAACGATTATATCTTTCTGAGTGAACGGGATTCCTGTGCGGATCTGAAGCGAAGCGGATGCTGAAATGCGTTGGATAACGACCGGTCCGGACATTGGCGTGACAACGGCTGTTTCATCGGAACCTCGAGCACATGCAGTGCGACATCAATGACGCTGTCCGAATCGACGACTGAATACTGAAAGAAAATCCGCTCCATCTCTCCCTTGCCCCAAATATTCCCGTTCATCGGCACCTGTATTCCCACACAGGGTTTCATTGGTCATTTCTGCGCCTCAATCGTAAGGATCCCGCGTGTTCGAAAGCATCATTCAAAATCTTTTCAACGCTCTGCAGTGGGGAAGTTTTTACTCCCTGATCGCCCTGGGGTACACGCTGGTGTACGGCGTCCTCACATTGATCAATTTCGCCCATGGCGACATCTTCATGGTCGGCGCCTACATCGCCTTTTTTGTGGCCACATTCTTCCTGGCCACCCTTGAGGGTGTTCCGGGCTGGGTCACGCTCAGCCTCACGATACCGCTGACCATGATCCTCACGGCCTGCGTCGGGGTCGCGCTGGAACGGATCGCGTACCGTCCTCTCCGTCGAAAGGGCGTCAATCGGCTCTATGTGGTCATCACGGCGTTGATGTGCGGCCTGATCCTGGAAAACGGCAATCTGGCGCTCCTGGGAGCGAGCCGGAAAAGCTTTCCGGAAATGATCGATAAGGTGGTTTACACCATCGGTTCGGTCAGCCTGACCAACCTGAAGATCGCCGTCATCTTTTCCGCCGTTCTGGTCTTTATCTTCCTGCAGTTCATCGTCACCCAAACCCGCATCGGTATGGCCATGCGGGCGATCTCGTACGACAAATTCGCCGTCCCCCTGATGGGGATTCCCATCGATGCCGTCATTGTTTTCACCTTTATCCTGGGCTCCTCCATGGCCGGACTCGCGGGTGTGCTCTATTCCATGTCCTATCCGATCCTGGATCCATACATGGGAGCGCTCATCGGCTGGAAGGCCTTCATCGCGGCGGTGGTCGGCGGCATTGGAGACATCCGCGGCGCATTTCTCGGCGGATTTCTGCTGGGATTCGTGGAAATCCTGGTGGTCGCATTCTTTCCCTCCACATTCAGAGATCTTATCGCATTTTCCATTCTGCTCATCATACTCGTCTACAAACCCACCGGTCTTTTCGGTGTGGCGAAAACCACCAAAATATAGAGTTGGCAATGCAACGACTATCCGTACCGCTCGTGCTGACGCTCCTTTCCGGCACCCTGATCGTCGCATCCCAGGCCGGGTTGATCGACCTCTACATCCAGTCCGTCATCATGTTCATCGGCATCAACATCATTTTGTCCAGCAGTCTCAATATCGTCAACGGTTATATGGGGGAGTTCGCCTGCGGTCACGCCGCCTTCATGGCCATCGGCGCCTATGTGGCCTCCATTCTCAATGTGTGGCTGTTTACAAAGGACAAGTTCTTCGGCCTACCGCTTCTCCCCCCGGAAATGGCGATATACTGTTTTCCCCTGGTATTGGCGGCCGGCGGCGTGGTCGCGGCCCTTGCCGGCATGCTGGTGGCCATCCCTTCCTTCAAGACCCGGGGCGACTATCTGGCCATCATCACCATCGCCGCCAACTTTATCGTGACGAGCACCATCATCAACATGAGCGCCATCGGCGGGGCCCGCGGGTTCATGGGAATGAAAAAGATCGTCTTCGCCATGGAAGACGTCGCGGATCTGCCGTGGATGCTGATCTGGGTGATTCTGGGGACGGTCTTCAGCGTCTGGCTCATACGCCGCTACGTCTCTTCGACCTACGGAAAGGGAATCATCGCCATCCACCAGGACGAGATCGCGGCGGAAATCATGGGGGTGAACACCAATCGGATGAAGTTGACCGCCTTTATGATTTCATCCGGACTGGCCGGACTGGCGGGTGGACTCTTCGCCCACATTCTGGGATACATCAACCCCGGATCATTCGGGATTTTAAAATCGACCGAATGCCTGGTCATGGTCTATCTGGGGGGTATGGGATCCTTGAGCGGTTCCGTCATTTCGGCCATCCTGTTCACCCTGCTGTTGGAAGGACTCCGCTTCGTCATCCCCTGGATCGACACCGCACTCCACTGGTTGAATGTGATTCCCGACGCCTATGAAATCAGTCAGGTCTGGAAATGGGTGATCATTCCCCTGATTCTCGTCCTTCTGATGCAATTTCGACCGGAAGGAATCATGGGCAACAAGGAATTGTCCGATATTTTTCCCCGTCTCAGAAAATGGTACCGGTTCAAGTAGAAAGCGTTCGCATGAATTTACTCGAGATCAACGGTCTCACCCAGAATTTTGGTGGTCTTTGTGCGCTGTCCGATTTCTCCATCCGCTTCGAGGGCGGTGAACTGACAGGCCTCATCGGGCCCAACGGGGCGGGAAAAACCACCGTGTTCAACCTCACCAGCGGGTTCTACAGGCCTTCCGGGGGCGACATCCGTTTCAAGGGGCGCAGCATCGTCGGCCTCCGTCCGCATCAGATCACCGGCATGGGCATCGCGAGAACCTTTCAGAACATCCGCCTCTGGAACGACATGACGGTTCTGGACAACATTCGGATATCCCAGCATTACAGCATGGGATACGCACTGTGGGACGCCCTGATGCGGACCGTCGCCTATGGGAGGGGCGAACAACGCATCCACCGGACGGCCATGGAGATTCTGGAGGCCCTGGATCTCAGGCGTTACGCGACCGAGCTTCCCAGAAATCTGCCCTACGGCATCCAACGAAAAGTGGAAATCGCCCGAGCCCTCTCCGTCAAGCCGTCTCTCCTGCTTTTGGACGAGCCCGCCGCGGGACTCAATTCCGCCGACATACAGGGGTTGATCCAACTGATTCAGTGGATCCACGACACCTTCGACGTCGCCATCTGGATGATCGAACATCAAATGGCCGTGGTCATGAAGCTCTGCTCCTGGATCAAGGTCATCGATTTCGGCGTCACCATCGCGGAGGGGACGCCCGACGAGATCCAGAACAACCCCGACGTCATCAAAGCCTATCTGGGGGATGATACGATCTGATGCTGCTCGAAATCAACGACCTGGTCGTCAAGTATGGAAACATCGAGGCTCTCCACGGCATCTCGTTCCATGTCAACGAAGGCGAGATCGTCACTCTGATCGGTGCCAACGGCGCCGGCAAAACCACGACCCTTCACGCGATCACCCGGGTGCCGCCGCCGGAAGGCCCGAAAATTCACGGCGGCGACATTCGCTTCAGAGGACGAAGTCTCCTGGGCGTGGAGGCCCACGCCGTGGTTCGAGACTGCCATATCGCGCTGGCACCTGAAGGCCGCCATATCTTCGGAAACCTGACCGTCGAGGAGAACCTGAAACTGGCGACCTTTTCCCGTAAGGACGCGGCGGCCGTTCAAAAGGACTATCAACGGGTCTACGATCTCTTTCCCCGCCTCACGGAACGCCGGACCCAGAGGAGTGAATCCCTGAGCGGGGGCGAACAGCAGATGCTCGCCGTCGGACGGGCGCTCATGACCGGGTGCAATTTTATCCTGCTGGACGAGCCTTCCATGGGACTGGCTCCGCTTCTGATGTACGACATGTTTCGAACCCTCAGGAAGCTGAACGAGCAGGGCATGACCATCCTGCTTATCGAGCAGAACGCCCGACTGGCCTTGAAATTCGCTCATCGCGCCTATGTTCTGGACACCGGAGAGATCGTCATGGCGGGGCGGGCCGAAGCCATGGCTGAAAACCCCGAAGTACAGAAGGCCTACCTTGGATAAACCGAAACGCGGCAATCCGCCGGCGGCTGAATCTTCCGAGCGCAGGGGCGTGTCGGCTTCATGACCACGGCGCCGCCGACTCCGGCGCTTCACCCCGATGACCTGCTGGGTTGGGGCAGGGGATGGGTCGCGGTTTCCAAGCCGCCTGGCGTCAGCGTTCATAACGACCCCGGACGGGATCTTTGTTCCATAACGGCCCGATATGTGGCGCATCGGGGCAGCCTGGCCCGCTCCCTCGGGTATGATCCCGGATTCGGTTTTCATCCGCCTCACCGCCTCGACAAGGAGACGAGCGGTGTTGTCCTTCTGGCCTGCTCGGCAACGGCCCTGCAGTGGATCTCACGGCAGTTCATGGAAAAACGCGTCGCCAAGCGTTACACCGCCCTGGTCCACGGAAGATTGGCGTTGCCGCCGGATGTTCAGTGGGGGGATTGGACCTGGCCGCTTTCGAAGGCCGCCGGAGGACGAAAGCATCCTTCGGGAAAGGGGGAGAAAGTCCCCT harbors:
- a CDS encoding ABC transporter ATP-binding protein; translated protein: MNLLEINGLTQNFGGLCALSDFSIRFEGGELTGLIGPNGAGKTTVFNLTSGFYRPSGGDIRFKGRSIVGLRPHQITGMGIARTFQNIRLWNDMTVLDNIRISQHYSMGYALWDALMRTVAYGRGEQRIHRTAMEILEALDLRRYATELPRNLPYGIQRKVEIARALSVKPSLLLLDEPAAGLNSADIQGLIQLIQWIHDTFDVAIWMIEHQMAVVMKLCSWIKVIDFGVTIAEGTPDEIQNNPDVIKAYLGDDTI
- a CDS encoding ABC transporter ATP-binding protein, producing MLLEINDLVVKYGNIEALHGISFHVNEGEIVTLIGANGAGKTTTLHAITRVPPPEGPKIHGGDIRFRGRSLLGVEAHAVVRDCHIALAPEGRHIFGNLTVEENLKLATFSRKDAAAVQKDYQRVYDLFPRLTERRTQRSESLSGGEQQMLAVGRALMTGCNFILLDEPSMGLAPLLMYDMFRTLRKLNEQGMTILLIEQNARLALKFAHRAYVLDTGEIVMAGRAEAMAENPEVQKAYLG
- a CDS encoding RluA family pseudouridine synthase; this encodes MTTAPPTPALHPDDLLGWGRGWVAVSKPPGVSVHNDPGRDLCSITARYVAHRGSLARSLGYDPGFGFHPPHRLDKETSGVVLLACSATALQWISRQFMEKRVAKRYTALVHGRLALPPDVQWGDWTWPLSKAAGGRKHPSGKGEKVPCRTRYGILRHTSRYTLIECEPVTGRKHQIRRHARMAGHAVVGDARYGTPQSIRHLKSMAFNRLALHALTITLVPPGTDRPVTLGSRRLPGDIIRMLDADADIARIIG